The genome window AGCCCATGCCTAACCGCCAGCTTCCCGTGGCCCtcccctcgtcgccgaaaAAGCCCAAGTCGTCTGCCAATCTTCTCGACTTCActgctggcggcgcgcagaCTTCGCAGCTTGTGTCACAGCCACCGTTGGTTACCTCCGTTCAGCCAcagcgccgcggccgtcCAACTCGTCCCGAATCAATGAAGGCGACTGCTGCCGAGatggcgccgccaccccaGCTGCCAACTCCACACATTCCCAAAATGCCTGTGCCTGCGTCTACCACTGGGCCCACCAATATGGAAGTCACCGGCGAACGGGAGGGGCCAGCGCATGGTGTCAAGCTTCAACACGCGGTGTCGCTCTCACGGAGGACTGCCAGCGGCACGAAACCGCCCAAACCCGTTCTCGCAAGGCTGCAGGGCTCGGCATTCAACGGCGGGAGTGCCGACCAATCGCCCCAGTTTGGCGTTGCGAAAGGCAGTGTCGACGCGTTTGGCATGTCCAAGAACCAGGCCGCGGCGTCGCCTGGAGGATTTGGTGACTCATTTAGTGCTCCGACTCCACCACCAAAGGATGCTCCCAAGGACGCTGTCAAGCGCACGGGATCGAACAACGCGTTCGGCGTGTCGACCACTGGCGACGCGTTTGGCATGCCAGCCAAGAATACCGGTCAGAAGGTCATGTCGCCCACAGGCTTTGGCGACTCGTTCGGCACCAGCTTTGGATCTGCTGGTGTTCCCCCGCCGACTGGGCCGAAGCCCCCCAAACCCACGAGGACCTTCACGGACTCGTTCTCAGTGTCACCGCCTACGTCCGCTAAGGTGACGCCGTCCGCGACCAAGGTTTTGCCCGCTTCCACCAAGGCGTCGCCCGGGTCTCCCAAGGTCACGCCTCCGTCTCCGCAGAAGAGCGGTCACTCTGTGCGACCCCCTTCGGCGTCCAGTACGCTGGGGCGTTCGCCGGACGCAACGAGCCCATCTAGCGATATGTCGTTCGAGCAGAGATTCCCTTCGCTTGAAGCGATcacgcgcgaggaggagaaaTCGAACCTCTCCaagtcgccctcgcccccaGTGCAGTCGCAGCGTATGGCCCATCGCCAGTCCATTAGCATCGCGAACCTCACGGGCGGACACCTCTCCAAGGCGAGCCGGTTATCCTCCCACGGGCAAGTCCCGCACCCGCGCTCGACGCATGTCACGGGCACTGCATTCAAGAATAAAGAGGAGTCGCTCAAGCCTCCCGCCACCAGCATtgactcgtcgtcgcccacgGCCGACTATTTGAGCATGCTCGACGATGaggtggagatggacgcgctcaagccgACCGAGGACCTGTTCGGCGGTAACGACGAGTCGCTATCGGTGGCGCTAGCGCCGTTGCAGCCAATATTGTCTAACAGATCGTCTGGCTCGCGATTCGGTGTCTCGCCGACTGCGgttcgtcctcctccgcctaCGATGCCCAAGCcgctgtcgacgccgaACAAGCCTCAGGGTGCTGCTCAGCGCGCCACGCTGCCGGATATGCCGACGCAGCGGCCAACGACCAATTTCAACTCGGCCAACTGGTCACCGCTCCAGACGATGAAGACGACGCCACCGCCGGCCGAAGTCGACtccagcgacgacgagcccaTACCCGAGAGCGCAGAGGCGACTACTCGCCGCCCTGTTTCACCCACCAAGTCTGGTTCGCGCCAACATCCACCCTCTCCGAGTATCGCGCACCGGGTCGCCGCGTATCAGCAGCAGGCCACCACAGGCccgtccacctcgcctccgAAACCTGGGTACGGGACGTGGAGTGGACGGGGGACTGCTCGCATGGCTCGGCCGCAGAGCATGTTTGATGTCCCGCGGTCCAACTCACCAGGCAAGCTGTCCCCGCCGCTCGTCTCTGTGCGTTCGGGATCGCCTGTGTCTGGCGGCAGCGGACGGAGCACGCCTGTTGGCCACAGCCGACGCAGTTCGATCAACGACATTGTGAGCCGGTACGAGGCGCTCACTACGAGTCCCGCCAAGGAGACTGGATTCCCGAGTGCAAACGGCAGTGGGCGAGCGAGTCGCCCACCAGTCATTGCGAATAAGCCACCTGGGCTTGTTCAACGTAGGCCTTCCGGCCCACGTGTACCCCGCGCTGCGCCTCCTACGCAGCCAAAGCCTGCGAGCCTGAGGGAAGCGAGCGGAACGAGCGTCGAGAGTGACAAGCCAAAGAAGGAGCCCAAGCCagacgagaaggaggggcAGGAGAACGCGGCGCCGTCGTGGCGTGCACCTTCCAAGGCCGATATTGCTTCCAAGCCGCCCAcgctcaagcccaagatGACGGAGACGCTGGCTGCAGTGCCGGGCTCTCCAggctcgagtcgctcgagCAGCCCCGAGAAGCAGCAGCCTGTCAACCTCCTCATTCAGCGGTGGAACAagggcgagctcaagcATAGATAGAGTATTGAGCATCGTTACATTACATTTGTGTAGTATTTGCATGTCATGTTTGGTATCAGGTCTGATAGAGAGTTAGAGTTGGGCTGCGGCGGATCCGTGGTCCAGCTCCACTGATGTCCAGATGTCCAGGAAGCTGCGCCGAGCCCGAAGTCGGAGAGTCAAGCAACGTCGGCGGAGATCTGGAGATGTGCTCTGGCTTTGAGGCGGCCTTGGATGATAGATAACGGATGCGGATAGGAGGGACAAATGGGAGGTCACCAATGCTTCCAGGACGTGCATTCTGAACTGGGAGCTGCATTGCGACATGGATGCTTTGCACCCCCGCGGAGAGGTCTCTGACCGACGCGATTGTAGCGCGCGCTTACACTGCCGTTGTCATTCAACGTGGGTCTAACTCAGGTCCCAGGGATGGTTGTGTCCGTTTCGAGGTGACCACGCAAGCAATGACGCCAAAGGTTGGGACAAACTCCGGGCGGAGCATCCTCATCCGAAGTTACCTGCGGTACTGCGGTATGTAGAGTATGCTCGGGGCCACTCCGAACATTACCGCCCTCTGCTCTTGTCCCTTTGAATCACATGCGGAAACCAACATCACCCTACAGTTGGCGCTTACTAGCCGCCCAGATCCGGTGGCGGTTGTCCGGGGTGAAGGGGCAAGAGGGAGGGGCAAGGAGGGGCAAGGAGGGGCAAGGTATATACACGTCCAAAGGTGTTGACTTTCTCCATTATCCACTCATCTCTCTATACACCATGGCTCCCATCGCAACCACCTCGCCAGGCAAGGCGCACCTCTCGAGCGTCGACATCATGTCGCTCGAGGCTGACTACTCTGCGTGAGTGTCCCTTCTTTCCTCCTAGACTCACGCTAGCCACAACTAtcaccccctcccccttgTCATTGCGCGtggagacggcgcgcgTGTTTGGGACCCCGAGGGAAACGAGTACCTCGACTTCCTGGCTGCTTACAGCGCCGTTAACCAGGGTCACTGCCACCCCGACATTCGTGAGTACTACCGTGGAGATCCACTGTTCCGAGTCGAGTTGAGTCGCATGAGGGGAAGCGGGCTGCCAAGGCAATGTCTGAGATTTTGGTCGTGTGACTGGGTTGGTCTGACGACTAAATCGCTGGCGCTATTCACTAGGACGTGTCAGGTGCCGCTCACCGCGATCGCCGCCTCGTTTCCACCCTCCAGtaccctcccctccctccttcccttccccaAACAACctgctgaccccagtcaACACCCTCATCCAGCAGGCGtccaccctcaccctctcctcccgCGCGTTCTACTCGACCGGCCTCGGTCCGTTCGCCAAGAAGGTGACTGAGTTGTTCGGCTTTGAGATGATGCTCCCCATGAACACtggtgccgaggccgtcgagacGGCCATCAAGATCGCGCGCAAGTGGGGCTATGAGAAGAAGGGAATTGCTCCCcacaaggccaaggtccTCTCTGTCGAGGGCAACTTCCACGGCCGCACGATCGGCATCATTTCGATGTCgaccgacgaggatgcgcgCAACAACTTTGGCCCATACCTCGAGAACGTTGGCCCAACCGTCAACGGCAAGACGATCCGCTACAACCacgccgaggacctcgaggccgtcctGAACGAgtgcggcgacgaggtggccgcgttcctcgtcgagccgatccagggcgaggcgggcatCTTTGTTCCCGACGACGGATACCTCAAGCGGGTGCGCGAGCTGTGCACCAAGCACAACGTGCTGCTGATCTGCGACGAGATCCAGACCGGCCTCTGCCGTACCGGCAAGATGCTCTGCTACGAGTGGGACGGCATCAAGCCCGACATGGTCATTCTCGGCAAGGCTCTGTCGGGCGGCATGTACCCCGTCTCGTGCGTTCTTTCTTCCAAGGACATTATGCTCTGCATCAAGCCTGGAGAGCACGGTTCGACCTATGGTGGCAACCCTCTCGGCTGCGCTGTTGCTTCCACGGCTCTCGACGTTCTCGTCAAGGAGAACCTGGCTGAACGCtcgctcaagctcggcgagatcTTCCGTGAGGGCGTCAAGGCTATCAACTCGCCGTTTGTCACCGAGGTTCGCGGGCGCGGGTTGTTCAACGGCGTCGTGATCGACCACTCCAAGTCGACCAAGGGCCGCACGGCTTGGGACCTGTGCCTCATCATGCTCTCCAAGGGTCTCGCGGCGAAGGTGACGCACGAGACGATCATCCGCTTTGCCCCGCCTCTTGTCATttccgaggaggacgtgcACAAGGCCGTTAACATCATCCGGGACTCGTTGGAGGTCTTTGACACGGTGAGTTTGAACAACTTTTCCTGTCAAGCAGTgcgctgacatcagatTGAGcccctccccttctcgGACCGCCACTAGATGTGGCTCGGAGGCCGTCTGCTCGATTTTAGTGACCCAGGGCTCGTCTCACGGATTTATTCATTGTACCATATTACAACCCAACCACATGTATTGGTAGTGGAGTAAACGCTGATTGTCGATCAGAGGATCGGTGGAGGGTTTGCTGACTGACATCAACCTAACGACTACTCAATCTTGCTTATGAACATGCATACAACATACAAaacaacctcaacctcgactcgACTTATCAACCCCCTCGGCGCAGCTTACGCCAGTGCTGGACGGCCCCCTGCGCACGCATCATGCCCTGCTCTTTCAGGTGCTCCTCGCTCCACTGAGGAATAGAGTTGAACGACATGCGAGCGGCCAAGACACGCCGCGCATCCTTCACCCACTTGTCCATCTGGCCGTTCAGGAAGTCGCGGATCGCCTTGGCATCTTGCGATGGGAGCTCGGCCAGAACCTCGTTCTTGACTTTGAGCGGGAGgtcggtgtcggcggcCATGTTGGTCGCCTGCGGGGCCGCGTCGTTCTCGGTGGGCGCAAGACTTGGCTCCCTGGCGTTGGAAGGGGGATTCAGAGGTGTCGCTGAGTCATGGGTAACGTCTCCGCTTTGGCCTGGCTTGGAGGCCGCAGTGGGAACAGCGTGCGCGTCGTTTTCGCTGACCTGGACCCCGAAGTTCTGGGTGGCAGCGGCGGTGCTTGGCTCCGCTGCGTTGGGAGCGCTGTTGAGCGTCGCCGCTAGGTCCTGGTCCATGTCTCCGCTCTGAGCCGGTGCAGGAACGACGGTATGGTTGAGAGATACCTCGCTGTTCTCTGCATACGCTATGTCGGTTCTCTGCGTCGCTTGGCTCTGCAAGTGGTTCATTCCCCCTGGAACCTGCGACTCGAGTGTTGTGTCAGGAGCCCCCACCGCCTGTTCCCCTGTGTCCGAAatggccgcctcgacgactgGGTCCGCGTCTTGGGGACGGGCACCGCGTTTGATTTGCTCACACCGTCGATACCCCTCCATCCAATCCTTTGCGAATGGCTCAATCCACGTCTGCATCTCCACACACTCCTTGTAGCACGCAGGCCCAATATTTGAACGAATGTGCTCGACCAGAGGCCCAAGATGTTCAATACCACTCACGCCCTGTTCGATGCGTTTGCGAATATAGGCCAAAGACTGAAAGGACGATGCCAGGCAATATCGCATGATGTGGCGATGGACTGcatccttgacctccttgcGGAAGTGGGCGCGTAGTGATTCGAAAAGGTGGCGCGTCACCTTCTCGACATACCCAATAGGGTGGGTATGGCCTCCGACAGGAGACATGGCTTGGCAAAGAAGGTCAACGAGACGGGGGGTAAGGTTGATCACGAGGCGTTGCATGGCGAGAATTTTGCCATCCATCAGAATCTGGACATGCGCGATCGCCTTTTCGAGAAGAACGTCTTCTGGGTCCCGCTTGTATCCGACACATTCTTTTCCGTTGACCAGACACAGCGTACACTTTGCCCCACTGGGACGGACGCAGATCCCATTAACGGAGCAACAGCGGTTGCACAGATACTTTGCTGTCCTGATCATACCTGGACACTTGTCAATACTAGACAGGGTGTTTAGGGCCTCAAGAATGTTACGATCGCGCTAGCGTTAATAAGGCAGGGGGCGGAACGTACTAGTTGACTCTGGCCGAAGAGGGCGATGAGTTGGGTCGCCTGTGGCGCCAATAACGAGATGACGCACACGCCCGTTCCGGCGACAATCCTGTTGGCGGGGATAGGGATGGTAACACTGTTGTCAgtgggagagtgggaggCGACTTACTATTCTCGCATGGTTCAGGTGAGTTGAAGGCAAGTTGACTGCCAGAGGGCTGGCTCTTGTGTCCTActtggtgatggtgagtgggGCGACTGCAAGGTGGATCCTGTATCCATCAGTTTCCAACATGCCACATCTCGCACCATCCCCTCGTGCCATCATGTGCCACTCTGCCACTCCCCCAAATCAGCACTACATCTTCTTTCAcggggatggggaggaagatcaagagggcgagagcaGTTGCTATCGCTACCCGCTGACCAGTTTGCAGAGTGTCGTCCAGCGGCTGCGGACCAAAGATTGCTGCTTGACCAGCTCAACGGAACAGCTGTGTATATTGCACAAGGCAATCCTGGAGGAGCCGGGGACGTCCCCGGGTTGAACTAGCACGCCAAGAACTCGACTGCAATAAGGGCATGCATGCTACAGTATACAGAATCAAACGGTCCTGTACCATTACGTTAGCGCTCGATAGCCCTCCATGCAAAGACTACGCGCCGTTGCCGCCATCCCAACCGGGTCCACCACGTCAACACTGGGGTATATTTCCTGGAGAGGGGTACATATTCCACTAGAGTTGTTAGAGAATGATTTCAATCAGTTTCATTCAAGAAACGAAGAGGGATGATACAGTACTCGTTTGATGTACCTTACAGTATAAACACACTAGAAACTCAAAACCTCTTCCTCGGAAGTGCATACCACGCCTTaacgccgtcgcgcgcgacccgCTTGGCGTCCTCAACCAACTTCTTCTCCAGCTCATCCGTGAAGGCGGACACGTCGGCCGCGCTAATGGTCCGGCCACCCATGCCCCACGCATCGAGGCCCAGGTGGCCGTAGGGCGCCGATAAGAGGGCCTGGCGAATCGGCCAGGCCCAGGGGTTGAGTACGAGGTAAATGTGGTCCTTCTCCCACTTCTTCGCGAGGCTGTGTGGACGCTCTTCGAGCACCAGTGTCGCAACTCCACACTTGATGGCAGGGAGGCGATACAGgatcttctccttggcTGCCTCCATTGCCTGCATGCTCTCCTCTGTAGCGGGAGCGAGGGGGATTGGGTTCGCAATCGGGTCGGCCGATCCTCTGGGCTCCATGGCTCCATTCTCCACCCCGGCGCTTTGAGGTGCGATCACTTGTGAGTCTCTCTGTTCGTTACGGATATTTGCGTTAAGAGCGCCCCGGGTACTATTCTCCAGGTCTATTCGCCGTGTCACTGATAACAGAAACAAAGCATGCTTCTCGAGatcctcgtccatctcaGGCGTCTCCTTGTCCCGCATCGCACCGAGAGCGTTGGCCGCCAGGGATGCCATCAAGCGGCAAGACTCTCCGTTCCACATCCCCTGTCCCACTTCCCGACGGATGACCGCCAGTACGTCAACTCCGTTCGTGGCAGAATAGAGCGAGATATGTCGCGGCAGCATCCGCTCCAGACGGTTAGATATCCGATTTGGGGCTCTCATCCGCATATAGTCTTTAACCAGCTCACTGGTCTGCTGCGCCATACGACCGACCTGCGCCACAAGAGACGGGAAGCGTGATTCGAGGAACGCAATGCGGACGTCGATGTATTCGTTCGTTCCCGCGCCTAACTGCTCAATGGCCTTCATGATGACGTCGCAGCAAACTGTGTCGGCGTGGTCGTTCTGGTAGTCGGAACAGTCGTGCTGGTATGCAAGGCATCGGGCGCATTTGCCTACGCTTGAGCGGACGCAGTACTGGGCGGAATTCCGGCAGTGAGTACATTGCTCGTGTAAGCCGACCATAGTCCTGTCGGTTTGGGCAGCGGAGAGGATTTGGAGGGCGGCGAAGATGTCGTGGTCgcactgctgtcagcaaAAGGTGGATTTGCGAAGAGGGCAGACATTCATCCACGTACCTCGTCGTTTCGTACCCCCAACAGGCCCATCAAGTCCTTAGCCTGCAGGACCAGGGAACTGAAAAACGAAAGCGTCGTCACCGGGCCTGCTTTGCTCgcggggatgaggagggcggtCCTAGAGTCAGTAAGGGGAGCATTCCGGTAAGACGAGGACCAACCTCGCGTTCGGATGATGGTCAAGAGTGGCTTGCTGCTCCATTACAGAATCGCTGTGTCTAGGTTGACGTTGTTCGGTGGTCTTGTCGTAAGCGGACACACGCGCTCTTGAGGCATGGTCACTGATGGTCCTGACACGGGCGGGTGGCGCTCGCACCTACTCCTGTGGCCATATGCCACATCACTCCTTTTACCCCTGGTGCCATCAGGTATTTCGCTGGAATTTCAGTGCGGCATCATTGGAAGGCAGGGGTAGATCTAGGAGAGCCGCACACTACATCATTCGCACCAGAGAATGTGGCCACCTGCGACGTGAGGTCTCCCCCAGCATTCGATCGATGATTCGCACACTTTCCAACCCCGACTAACTCGTAACGATCTTGACCAACCGCTAAACTAAATGCACAACATTACAATACTGTATATATACGCTATCTACTGCCCTGCCGTTGCCTTCC of Cutaneotrichosporon cavernicola HIS019 DNA, chromosome: 4 contains these proteins:
- the AKL1 gene encoding uncharacterized protein (Protein tyrosine kinase); its protein translation is MYQSSTPYSQSQYRGAPVAGPMNLPYNGAPPGYNPAMQYKQQPQRYTSVPQPQPPTGGFRQPHMPQQQYTQQYPGQSYPQQRGDTGRPHKGTLPPGQMVRVGQHAVRVERYLSEGGYAHVYLTSSEKPVYPPKRSNTKGRWGEKGYTTHCLKRIAFEDESVWRDVSREIEVMKALPPNPHLIQYLDSSHHRLSNGTYEVFILMEFCSGGGIIDLLNKRLRDRLKEIEILNIFTDVCEAVAAMHAMSRPLLHRDLKIENVLSHPNSQPPTPQRPTPLIFKLCDFGSTTFPATHPPQNLAEAEALAQDLNKHTTLQYRSPEMVEPLLGWAVGLPSDVWALGVLLYKLCYYTTPFEEHGTLAIVNAKYTFPQYPVYSPRLQHLIASMLVEQPSRRPTVFEVLRAVHDMSGTRSEVDYPMPNRQLPVALPSSPKKPKSSANLLDFTAGGAQTSQLVSQPPLVTSVQPQRRGRPTRPESMKATAAEMAPPPQLPTPHIPKMPVPASTTGPTNMEVTGEREGPAHGVKLQHAVSLSRRTASGTKPPKPVLARLQGSAFNGGSADQSPQFGVAKGSVDAFGMSKNQAAASPGGFGDSFSAPTPPPKDAPKDAVKRTGSNNAFGVSTTGDAFGMPAKNTGQKVMSPTGFGDSFGTSFGSAGVPPPTGPKPPKPTRTFTDSFSVSPPTSAKVTPSATKVLPASTKASPGSPKVTPPSPQKSGHSVRPPSASSTLGRSPDATSPSSDMSFEQRFPSLEAITREEEKSNLSKSPSPPVQSQRMAHRQSISIANLTGGHLSKASRLSSHGQVPHPRSTHVTGTAFKNKEESLKPPATSIDSSSPTADYLSMLDDEVEMDALKPTEDLFGGNDESLSVALAPLQPILSNRSSGSRFGVSPTAVRPPPPTMPKPLSTPNKPQGAAQRATLPDMPTQRPTTNFNSANWSPLQTMKTTPPPAEVDSSDDEPIPESAEATTRRPVSPTKSGSRQHPPSPSIAHRVAAYQQQATTGPSTSPPKPGYGTWSGRGTARMARPQSMFDVPRSNSPGKLSPPLVSVRSGSPVSGGSGRSTPVGHSRRSSINDIVSRYEALTTSPAKETGFPSANGSGRASRPPVIANKPPGLVQRRPSGPRVPRAAPPTQPKPASLREASGTSVESDKPKKEPKPDEKEGQENAAPSWRAPSKADIASKPPTLKPKMTETLAAVPGSPGSSRSSSPEKQQPVNLLIQRWNKGELKHR
- the CAR2 gene encoding uncharacterized protein (Aminotransferase class-III), encoding MAPIATTSPGKAHLSSVDIMSLEADYSAHNYHPLPLVIARGDGARVWDPEGNEYLDFLAAYSAVNQGHCHPDILNTLIQQASTLTLSSRAFYSTGLGPFAKKVTELFGFEMMLPMNTGAEAVETAIKIARKWGYEKKGIAPHKAKVLSVEGNFHGRTIGIISMSTDEDARNNFGPYLENVGPTVNGKTIRYNHAEDLEAVLNECGDEVAAFLVEPIQGEAGIFVPDDGYLKRVRELCTKHNVLLICDEIQTGLCRTGKMLCYEWDGIKPDMVILGKALSGGMYPVSCVLSSKDIMLCIKPGEHGSTYGGNPLGCAVASTALDVLVKENLAERSLKLGEIFREGVKAINSPFVTEVRGRGLFNGVVIDHSKSTKGRTAWDLCLIMLSKGLAAKVTHETIIRFAPPLVISEEDVHKAVNIIRDSLEVFDTIEPLPFSDRH